Proteins found in one Candidatus Rokuibacteriota bacterium genomic segment:
- a CDS encoding 2-hydroxy-3-oxopropionate reductase, with product MAQRIGFIGLGIMGRPMARNLLKAGYSLVVHSRSQGPVQELVKEGAAAAAAPKSVAEQVDYLITMLPNSPDVELVALGANGIIEGARPGLIFVDMSTISPIVSQKVARALEAKGVRMLDAPVSGGEKGAVEGTLSIMVGGDKAVFDQVLPIFQAMGKTITHLGPLGAGGFTKLANQIIVAVNLTAIAEALTLAAKAGLDIELTIKALSGGLAGSRCLEQKTPNYLGRSYRPGFKVDLHYKDLGLILETSRALGVPLPTTALVQELFNALRARGRGGLDHSGVITLLEELAATEVGGPR from the coding sequence ATGGCGCAACGTATTGGATTTATTGGGCTTGGGATCATGGGGCGACCTATGGCGCGGAACCTCCTGAAGGCGGGCTACTCCCTGGTCGTCCACAGCCGGAGCCAGGGCCCGGTCCAGGAACTGGTGAAGGAGGGCGCCGCCGCGGCCGCCGCTCCGAAGAGCGTCGCCGAGCAGGTGGACTACCTGATTACCATGCTTCCCAACTCCCCCGACGTGGAGCTGGTGGCGCTCGGCGCCAACGGGATCATCGAGGGGGCCAGACCGGGGCTCATCTTCGTGGACATGTCCACGATCTCGCCGATCGTCTCCCAGAAGGTCGCCCGCGCCCTCGAGGCGAAGGGCGTCCGGATGCTCGACGCTCCGGTCTCGGGCGGGGAGAAGGGTGCGGTCGAGGGGACCCTGTCCATCATGGTGGGCGGCGACAAGGCTGTCTTCGACCAGGTCCTCCCGATCTTTCAGGCCATGGGGAAGACCATCACGCACCTGGGTCCCCTGGGCGCCGGCGGCTTCACCAAGCTGGCGAACCAGATCATCGTCGCTGTCAACCTCACAGCGATCGCCGAGGCGCTCACGCTGGCGGCCAAGGCCGGCCTGGACATCGAGCTCACGATCAAGGCGCTCTCAGGGGGCCTCGCGGGGAGCCGCTGCCTCGAGCAGAAGACGCCCAACTATCTGGGCCGCAGCTACCGGCCTGGCTTCAAGGTCGACCTCCACTACAAAGACCTGGGCCTGATCCTGGAGACCTCGCGGGCCCTGGGCGTGCCGCTCCCGACCACGGCCCTGGTCCAGGAGCTCTTCAACGCGCTCCGCGCGCGGGGCCGCGGGGGCCTCGACCACTCGGGCGTCATCACGCTCCTGGAAGAGCTGGCGGCCACCGAGGTCGGGGGTCCGCGGTGA
- a CDS encoding GNAT family N-acetyltransferase — protein MDRATLGSQGRSPLIKIRRVRKGDLSKVKDVIEQAFADFYERQLGSRPRQVFGGAQYVHHRWLMEPWGCFVAEEGEGKIVGASVAVIWGTVGLVGPIAVLSTYQNQGIGQQLLKATEAFFDENKVALQGLATYPQSPKHLCFYQKHGFKPKGLVAITVKALDRREIVPVKAVGETHRFSELEEVRKKSTMQKLRRLTHAIYRGMDVGKEVEIVDGLALGDTLVLEKGRDLLGFAIYHTPGVSEAPQGSLYVKFLALDPRHRRPECFHQLLATLEEIAHGGALQRVIVPVYTYYWSAYQALLERGYYLDVTMVRMKRGKLEDYEHPGDFILDDWR, from the coding sequence GTGGATCGGGCGACCCTCGGCTCGCAGGGGCGGAGCCCGCTCATCAAGATCCGGCGCGTCAGGAAAGGCGACCTCTCAAAGGTCAAGGACGTCATCGAGCAGGCCTTCGCCGACTTCTACGAGCGCCAGCTCGGCAGCCGCCCCCGCCAGGTCTTCGGCGGTGCCCAGTACGTGCACCACCGCTGGCTCATGGAGCCGTGGGGGTGCTTCGTCGCCGAGGAGGGCGAGGGGAAGATCGTCGGGGCCTCGGTCGCCGTGATCTGGGGGACGGTGGGGCTGGTGGGCCCGATCGCGGTCCTCAGCACGTATCAGAACCAGGGCATCGGCCAGCAGCTCCTCAAGGCGACCGAGGCCTTCTTCGACGAGAACAAGGTCGCGCTCCAGGGCCTCGCCACCTACCCCCAGAGCCCGAAGCACCTCTGCTTCTACCAGAAGCACGGCTTCAAGCCCAAGGGTCTCGTCGCCATCACCGTGAAGGCGCTCGATCGCCGGGAGATCGTGCCGGTCAAGGCCGTCGGCGAGACGCACCGGTTCTCGGAGCTGGAAGAGGTCAGGAAGAAGAGCACGATGCAGAAGCTCCGGCGGCTCACCCACGCCATCTACCGGGGCATGGACGTCGGGAAAGAGGTGGAGATCGTGGACGGCCTCGCGCTCGGGGACACCCTGGTGCTGGAGAAAGGCCGGGACCTCCTCGGCTTCGCGATCTACCACACCCCCGGCGTCAGCGAGGCGCCCCAGGGATCCCTCTACGTCAAGTTTCTCGCCCTCGACCCGCGCCACCGCAGACCCGAGTGCTTCCACCAGCTCCTGGCCACCCTCGAGGAGATCGCCCACGGCGGCGCCCTCCAGCGGGTGATCGTGCCCGTCTACACGTACTACTGGAGCGCCTATCAGGCGCTGCTCGAGCGCGGCTACTACCTCGACGTCACCATGGTTCGCATGAAGCGCGGGAAGCTGGAGGACTACGAGCACCCGGGCGATTTCATCCTGGACGACTGGCGGTGA
- a CDS encoding PIN domain-containing protein, with amino-acid sequence MVFVDTGAFFAIENERDGHHADALEARHELMARGERLITSDYVLDEVYTLIRVRVGHRAAVDFGESIRTSRFLRIEPVTTADFEAAWRIFRRYDDKPFSFTDCTSFALMERLKIRAAFTFDRNYREYGKFVVRP; translated from the coding sequence ATGGTCTTCGTAGACACCGGTGCCTTCTTCGCGATCGAAAATGAGCGGGACGGGCACCACGCCGACGCGCTCGAGGCCCGCCACGAGCTCATGGCGCGCGGAGAGCGCCTCATCACCAGCGACTACGTCCTGGACGAGGTCTACACCCTGATCCGGGTGCGGGTGGGCCACCGGGCCGCCGTGGACTTCGGGGAGAGCATCCGAACGAGCCGGTTCCTCCGAATAGAGCCGGTGACGACGGCGGATTTCGAGGCCGCCTGGCGCATCTTCAGACGCTACGACGACAAGCCGTTCAGCTTCACGGACTGCACCAGCTTTGCGCTGATGGAGCGCCTGAAGATCCGAGCGGCCTTCACCTTCGACCGCAACTACCGGGAATACGGTAAGTTCGTCGTGAGACCCTGA
- a CDS encoding copper resistance protein CopC: MIPRATRVGLILAAAAIVALGPVGPASAHALVLESLPRPDSTVSPALSRVVIRFNSRIEKTLSRVWLVGPGPGRLRLRLSDDGAPDHLIAPVPPLARGTYTLEWHVFSTDGHVTRGSFPFVVAPGP, encoded by the coding sequence GTGATCCCCCGCGCGACACGCGTGGGGTTGATCCTCGCCGCTGCCGCGATCGTCGCGCTGGGACCCGTCGGGCCGGCCTCGGCCCACGCCCTGGTCCTCGAGTCGCTGCCGCGCCCCGATTCGACGGTGTCGCCCGCGCTCTCCCGCGTCGTCATCCGGTTCAACAGCCGGATCGAGAAGACGCTCTCCCGGGTCTGGCTCGTCGGCCCGGGCCCCGGCCGGCTGCGCCTCCGGCTCTCGGATGACGGGGCCCCCGATCACCTGATCGCGCCCGTTCCCCCCCTCGCCCGCGGGACCTACACGCTCGAGTGGCACGTGTTCTCGACCGACGGTCACGTGACGCGGGGGAGCTTTCCCTTCGTCGTCGCTCCCGGGCCGTAA
- a CDS encoding MoaD/ThiS family protein, protein MPKVGARHATVEVTGWVTKFVGGDGSGRKLYTEPVAAGDTVRDILRRVSARHPELDAALWDASKRELGENIEVLVNDAVLGISHTLDSELQPGDHLTLVGQYMGG, encoded by the coding sequence ATGCCAAAGGTCGGGGCCCGGCACGCCACCGTGGAGGTCACGGGGTGGGTGACCAAGTTCGTGGGTGGTGACGGGAGTGGCCGGAAGCTCTACACGGAGCCCGTGGCGGCGGGGGACACGGTGAGGGATATCCTCCGGCGCGTCTCGGCGCGCCACCCCGAGCTGGACGCTGCCCTCTGGGACGCCTCGAAGCGGGAACTGGGGGAGAACATCGAGGTGCTGGTGAACGACGCCGTGCTCGGCATCAGCCATACGCTGGACTCGGAGCTCCAGCCCGGCGACCACCTCACCCTGGTGGGCCAGTACATGGGTGGCTAG
- a CDS encoding amidohydrolase, with protein MGALRLFVNATVLTMDPTFPRAEALAVRDGRIVAVGSTDELLWLRQGDCEVVDLEGRTVLPGFVDAHNHFAIAALEGFWADCRTPPLRSIAEIQAKLGAAAREAPPGEWVRGWGYHHAVLAERRHPTRHELDEAVADRPVLLLHFSHHQGVANSKALAAAGITRATPDPPGGEIARDKAGEPTGLLFERAMAPVERASREGWEARFPEAAAGASRRYAACGLTTVQDAAVSPAMERRYRDAEASGRLGIRVQRMATSASGWFDPPWELARGPAHGGVLKLFVDGGYRCAMRLPRDGREVTSGFLFYRREELADMLVAAWRAGWRVTCHALGNLGVEVAVEALEDAFRREPSGEGRVRIDHAMFVTRELLGRIRSLGVCVVTQPNFVYDLGGPSRELPPGLIHLAFGSLLEQGIPQAFSSDYPCGSLAPLAGIYAAATRRSRDGQTVSAEEAVPVPAALQAYTIAAARATGIGDECGSLEAGKHADLVVLDSNPLDIPPDALLGINVIKTFVAGEEVWP; from the coding sequence ATGGGCGCGCTCAGGCTCTTCGTCAACGCGACCGTCCTGACCATGGACCCCACGTTCCCGAGGGCCGAGGCCCTGGCCGTTCGGGACGGCCGGATTGTCGCCGTAGGGAGCACCGATGAACTGCTCTGGCTCCGGCAGGGCGACTGCGAGGTGGTGGACCTCGAGGGGAGGACGGTTCTGCCGGGCTTCGTGGACGCCCACAACCACTTTGCGATCGCCGCGCTGGAGGGGTTCTGGGCCGACTGCCGGACCCCGCCGCTCCGATCCATCGCCGAGATTCAGGCCAAGCTCGGCGCTGCCGCCCGTGAGGCCCCTCCGGGCGAGTGGGTGCGGGGCTGGGGCTACCACCACGCCGTCCTCGCCGAGCGCCGCCATCCCACGCGGCACGAGCTGGACGAGGCCGTGGCCGATCGCCCGGTGCTGCTCCTCCACTTCTCCCACCACCAGGGCGTGGCGAACTCCAAGGCGCTGGCCGCGGCGGGGATCACGCGGGCGACTCCGGATCCTCCCGGTGGGGAGATCGCGCGCGACAAGGCGGGGGAGCCCACGGGGCTCCTCTTCGAGCGCGCCATGGCGCCCGTCGAGCGCGCCTCGCGCGAGGGGTGGGAGGCGCGCTTTCCCGAGGCGGCGGCTGGCGCGAGCCGGCGCTACGCCGCGTGCGGACTCACCACGGTCCAGGACGCCGCCGTGAGCCCGGCGATGGAGCGGCGCTACCGGGACGCCGAGGCGTCGGGGCGACTGGGAATCCGGGTGCAGCGCATGGCGACGAGCGCGTCTGGCTGGTTCGACCCTCCGTGGGAGCTGGCGCGGGGGCCCGCGCACGGCGGCGTCCTCAAGCTCTTCGTGGACGGCGGGTACCGCTGCGCGATGCGTCTGCCTCGCGACGGACGCGAGGTGACAAGCGGGTTCCTCTTCTATCGGCGTGAGGAGCTGGCCGACATGCTGGTGGCGGCGTGGCGCGCGGGGTGGCGAGTCACCTGCCACGCCCTCGGCAACCTGGGAGTCGAGGTGGCCGTGGAGGCGCTCGAGGACGCGTTCAGGCGCGAGCCGAGCGGGGAGGGGCGCGTCAGGATTGACCACGCGATGTTTGTGACTCGCGAGCTGCTCGGTCGGATCCGAAGCCTCGGGGTCTGTGTGGTGACCCAGCCCAACTTCGTCTACGACCTGGGCGGGCCGAGCCGCGAGCTCCCGCCCGGCCTGATCCACCTGGCGTTCGGGAGCCTGCTGGAGCAGGGAATCCCCCAGGCGTTTTCGTCCGACTACCCGTGCGGGAGCCTCGCGCCGCTGGCGGGGATCTATGCGGCCGCCACCCGGCGCTCCCGGGACGGTCAGACGGTGAGCGCCGAGGAGGCGGTGCCGGTCCCGGCAGCGCTCCAGGCCTACACCATCGCTGCCGCGCGGGCGACTGGCATCGGGGACGAATGCGGGAGCCTCGAGGCCGGCAAGCACGCCGACCTCGTCGTCCTGGACTCGAACCCCCTCGACATCCCCCCCGACGCCCTGCTTGGGATCAACGTGATAAAAACCTTCGTCGCTGGAGAGGAGGTGTGGCCGTGA
- a CDS encoding NAD(P)/FAD-dependent oxidoreductase: protein MATRHLIIGGGTAGINAIRTIREEDGDASEISLVSAERPYSRMVLPYYLGRSIAESHVFTATPARLAQWGVKPHLGRRAAALDPKAGKLTLDDGTVLEYDDCLIATGSSAVRAPIPGADGPGVHSFWTLDEARGVIREIRAGSHVVMVGAGFIAFTILNSILALGARLTVVEIAPQILPRMIDRQSAEIVEAWLRKHGVEILTSATLTKIEDSGGRGHLYFKDGKELVADVVIMATGIKTNLEWLAGSGVRINRGVVVDDHLRSNFANVYAAGDIAEGRNLVTGALEVHAIEPTAMEHGRAVGANMAGRDLAYRGSLLMNIVGVCQLEMASFGAWEDPAVEAFVGVRPDRAAYRKLLFTGDRISGAIVVGRSEDVWPTNDVGMLKGLVQSGVRLGAWKEHLRRNPFDLKPAFIASLTTATLLPQTILGRPSRSPGRAGALV, encoded by the coding sequence ATGGCGACGCGTCACCTCATCATCGGGGGCGGCACCGCGGGTATCAACGCGATCCGGACGATCCGCGAGGAGGATGGCGACGCGTCCGAGATCAGTCTCGTGTCGGCTGAGCGTCCGTATTCGCGGATGGTGCTCCCCTACTACCTGGGCCGCTCCATCGCCGAGTCCCACGTCTTCACCGCCACGCCCGCGAGGCTGGCCCAGTGGGGCGTCAAGCCCCACCTCGGGCGGCGGGCCGCAGCCCTGGATCCCAAGGCAGGGAAACTGACGCTCGACGATGGCACGGTGCTCGAGTACGACGACTGCCTGATCGCCACCGGCTCCTCGGCCGTCCGGGCGCCGATCCCCGGCGCCGACGGCCCCGGCGTCCACTCGTTCTGGACCCTCGACGAGGCGCGCGGCGTGATCCGCGAGATCAGGGCCGGCAGCCACGTGGTCATGGTGGGTGCGGGCTTCATCGCGTTCACCATCCTGAACTCGATCCTGGCTCTCGGGGCCAGGCTCACCGTCGTTGAGATCGCGCCCCAGATCCTCCCGCGGATGATCGACCGGCAGTCGGCCGAGATCGTGGAGGCCTGGCTGAGGAAGCACGGCGTCGAGATCCTCACCTCGGCCACGCTCACGAAGATCGAGGACTCCGGCGGACGCGGGCACCTCTACTTCAAGGACGGGAAGGAGCTGGTTGCCGACGTGGTGATCATGGCGACGGGGATCAAGACGAACCTCGAGTGGCTCGCCGGCTCGGGGGTCAGGATCAACCGCGGGGTCGTGGTGGACGACCACCTGCGCTCGAATTTCGCCAACGTCTACGCCGCTGGCGACATCGCCGAGGGGCGGAACCTCGTGACCGGAGCCCTCGAGGTCCACGCCATCGAGCCGACGGCGATGGAGCACGGCCGGGCAGTCGGGGCCAACATGGCGGGGCGTGATCTCGCCTACCGCGGCAGCCTCCTCATGAACATTGTGGGTGTCTGCCAGCTCGAGATGGCGAGCTTCGGCGCCTGGGAGGACCCGGCGGTCGAAGCTTTCGTCGGGGTCAGGCCCGATCGCGCGGCCTACCGGAAGCTGCTCTTCACCGGCGACAGGATCAGCGGGGCGATCGTCGTGGGCCGGAGCGAGGATGTCTGGCCGACCAACGACGTGGGGATGCTGAAGGGGCTGGTGCAGTCCGGCGTGCGCCTGGGTGCGTGGAAGGAGCACCTCCGCCGGAACCCGTTCGACCTGAAGCCCGCGTTCATCGCCTCGCTCACGACCGCAACACTCCTACCCCAGACCATCCTCGGGCGCCCGTCGCGTTCGCCCGGGCGCGCGGGAGCCTTGGTATGA
- a CDS encoding CopD family protein: MAAFADVLLRALGLTGQALVLGGVAFALVVLRPLVSSQPDPRPLLGRTLGLVALGALGMALAQSLAVLLQLASVADEAGWPVREALRAAFFRANLVRLLACVGVLVGCRVLRQRPAARGGWTVLVVCALVLGAGSAWLGHAAGRLERRAPLLALDALHQIGAGVWVGGLVHLMVFALRRPERSWPAAVLQRFSGLALAAVAILVAAGLGLSLSYVDGIRALVGTAYGVMVLTKAVVLAGLLFLGGMNFVAVRRLVRGGGASLLGLRRLVEVEVGLGMTAFFAAASLTSLPPAVDVVVDRATLAEVATRFAPRWPSLTTPTIDELLASAAPITDLRASRRPEEYAWSEYNHHVAGLFILAMGLLASLERAGWARWARHWPLLFLGLAAVLFVRNDPRAWPLGPAGFWESMALPDVLQHRIFVLVVVAFGLFEWMVRTRRLRSPGWALVFPLCAAAAGGLLITHSHAMFNLKAEFLVEVTHTPLGLLGLFVGWTRWLELRLPPPGNRVPARLWGPGLALVGILLLLYRER; the protein is encoded by the coding sequence GTGGCCGCCTTCGCTGACGTCCTGCTCCGGGCTCTCGGCCTGACGGGCCAGGCCCTGGTCCTGGGCGGTGTCGCCTTCGCGCTCGTGGTCCTCCGACCGCTCGTTTCGAGCCAGCCTGACCCGCGCCCGCTGCTCGGCCGGACACTCGGGCTCGTGGCCCTGGGTGCCCTCGGGATGGCGCTCGCCCAATCCCTCGCCGTGCTGCTCCAGCTCGCCTCCGTCGCCGACGAGGCCGGCTGGCCCGTGCGCGAGGCCCTCCGCGCCGCGTTCTTTCGCGCGAACCTGGTCAGGCTCCTGGCGTGCGTCGGTGTGCTGGTGGGCTGCCGCGTCCTCCGCCAACGACCCGCGGCCCGCGGCGGGTGGACTGTCCTGGTCGTCTGCGCCCTGGTGCTGGGGGCGGGCTCGGCGTGGCTCGGTCACGCCGCCGGGAGGCTCGAGCGCCGGGCTCCGTTGCTGGCCCTGGATGCCCTCCACCAGATCGGCGCCGGTGTCTGGGTCGGCGGGCTGGTCCACCTGATGGTCTTCGCCCTGCGGCGTCCTGAGCGATCCTGGCCAGCCGCGGTGCTTCAGCGCTTCTCGGGACTGGCGCTCGCCGCCGTGGCAATCCTGGTCGCGGCCGGGCTTGGCCTCTCGCTCTCCTACGTGGACGGGATTCGGGCGCTGGTCGGTACCGCTTACGGTGTGATGGTCCTGACCAAGGCGGTGGTTCTGGCGGGTCTCCTCTTCCTGGGCGGGATGAACTTCGTGGCGGTGCGGCGGCTCGTGCGGGGCGGGGGGGCCTCGCTGCTGGGGCTCCGGCGGCTGGTGGAAGTCGAGGTCGGCCTCGGCATGACCGCGTTCTTCGCCGCCGCCTCGCTCACCTCCCTCCCGCCCGCCGTGGACGTCGTCGTGGACCGGGCCACGCTCGCCGAGGTCGCTACGCGGTTCGCGCCGCGCTGGCCTTCGCTCACGACGCCGACCATCGACGAGCTCCTGGCCTCGGCAGCCCCCATCACCGACCTTCGCGCGTCGCGCAGACCCGAGGAGTACGCCTGGTCCGAGTATAACCACCACGTCGCCGGCCTCTTCATCCTGGCCATGGGGCTCCTGGCCAGCCTCGAGCGGGCCGGATGGGCGCGCTGGGCGCGTCACTGGCCGCTCCTCTTTCTCGGCCTGGCGGCGGTGCTTTTCGTGAGAAACGACCCCCGGGCCTGGCCTCTCGGCCCCGCCGGCTTCTGGGAGAGCATGGCGCTCCCCGACGTCCTCCAGCACCGTATCTTCGTCCTCGTCGTTGTGGCCTTCGGGCTCTTCGAGTGGATGGTGCGGACCCGCCGGCTTCGCTCACCGGGCTGGGCGCTGGTCTTCCCGCTCTGCGCCGCCGCCGCCGGCGGGCTCCTCATCACGCATTCCCACGCCATGTTCAACCTGAAGGCGGAGTTCCTCGTCGAGGTGACCCACACCCCGCTCGGCCTCCTCGGCCTTTTCGTGGGGTGGACGCGCTGGCTCGAGCTGAGGCTGCCGCCCCCGGGCAACCGCGTACCGGCTCGCCTCTGGGGGCCGGGGCTCGCGCTGGTCGGAATCCTCCTGCTGCTCTATCGCGAGAGGTAG
- a CDS encoding response regulator translates to MAERILVVDDDAHVAETMAELLREAGYQPETCTDSVAAFRRISEVAYDLIVSDIMMPDFDGLLLLSLIKAQTPSPEVILVTGFSTRERARQAMTHGAFAYLEKPFDSAELLALVRQALRKRKLAVGQDSDG, encoded by the coding sequence ATGGCGGAACGGATCCTGGTCGTCGACGATGATGCCCACGTGGCCGAGACCATGGCCGAGCTTCTGCGCGAGGCAGGGTACCAGCCCGAGACGTGTACCGACAGCGTGGCCGCCTTCAGGCGGATTTCCGAGGTCGCCTACGATCTGATCGTGAGCGACATCATGATGCCGGACTTCGACGGGCTCCTCCTCCTTTCGCTGATCAAGGCCCAGACCCCGTCCCCCGAGGTGATCCTGGTCACGGGCTTCTCGACGCGGGAGCGCGCCCGGCAGGCCATGACGCACGGCGCCTTCGCCTACCTCGAAAAGCCCTTCGACTCGGCGGAGCTGCTGGCCCTCGTGAGGCAGGCGCTCCGGAAGCGGAAGCTGGCGGTCGGGCAGGATTCTGACGGCTGA